In Phlebotomus papatasi isolate M1 chromosome 1, Ppap_2.1, whole genome shotgun sequence, the following proteins share a genomic window:
- the LOC129798435 gene encoding monocarboxylate transporter 13 yields the protein MSLPREWSVQDSKESIYRSIAHQQSWNFPEIDRMPSKKDAFNFDCDGDFKHVQQSVNSPLLLGECNGSLFSIHSAPPVAQGGTDSPRRPVSLAIDPQCFPVVALPTSEPDEEDNENLLTVSSLTARPLIAKSRELKSFSKLTEYRKKENRLEDPPDVHNCTSWLIVFGAFSVQFWVAGLVKSYGVLHVEVMETFPQSSAALASWIPAILSALCLVLAPISSALCQRFSCRTVVFVGGVFCALGLTCSYFATNLIHLFFTFGVLTGIGGGLSTTPGIIIVSQYFDKHRALANGIVVSGTAAGSFVFPMLIERLIHAFGFHGTILILGGCMLHVCASASLYRPIETAAEHEICSTISSQQVSSRLNTTSTTLSSSEEPLNTKKHLNHLFLEDTKNHINDLYNSNKFINITEKNLQENSDDECKDVVGETIFMKPIKSMRSSSILHSVEDLSTDSTCVYKSRTGFDSNRGSRRRNKNASSTDEILAKIPPADNNISIPMTTNRGLSKSMIIPTPVSDFSDYDTSPKKTRRNSCIKWIEKYLDVSLLKEPVFILMCLSVTLMSTGSPYMLYYLPAYVLSAGYTKTEAGYLVAVSAALDLLGRLGFGWLSDLQIFDRKKAYITCIFGAGLAVLIIPLANSWYVLSCAAGTYGFCLGSWYLLMPVLLADIFGTDRISSSYGLVRMFQGVGAISVPPLAGFLTDLSGGYEICFFCMGACMMLGSLPLLIVSLMESSSNTSETEGSTVS from the exons ATGTCACTACCCCGAGAATGGAGCGTACAA GACTCGAAGGAGTCGATATATCGATCCATTGCACATCAGCAGTCGTGGAATTTCCCCGAAATTGATCGCATGCCATCGAAGAAAGATGCTTTCAATTTCGACTGCGACGGTGACTTCAAGCATGTGCAACAGTCCGTTAATTCGCCTTTACTCCTTGGTGAATGCAATGGATCCCTCTTTTCCATCCACTCAGCACCACCCGTCGCTCAGGGTGGCACCGACTCTCCACGACGACCAGTCTCTCTCGCCATCGACCCTCAATGCTTTCCGGTTGTTGCTCTGCCCACAAGTGAACCCGATGAGGAGGACAATGAGAACTTGTTGACCGTGTCCAGTCTTACGGCAAGGCCGTTAATTGCGAAATCGCGGGAGTTGAAGAGTTTCAG tAAATTGACCGAATACCGGAAAAAGGAAAATCGTCTTGAGGATCCTCCGGATGTTCACAATTGCACCTCATGGTTGATAGTGTTCGGTGCATTCTCGGTTCAATTTTGGGTAGCTGGCTTAGTAAAGTCGTATGGAGTGCTCCATGTGGAGGTGATGGAAACTTTTCCTCAATCCTCCGCAGCTTTGGCCTCTTGGATTCCGGCTATACTCTCAGCGCTGTGTTTGGTGTTGGCTCCAATTTCAAGTGCCCTATGTCAGCGTTTCTCATGCCGGACAGTAGTCTTTGTTGGTGGGGTGTTTTGTGCCCTGGGCCTTACTTGCAGCTACTTCGCCACCAATCTGATTCATCTATTCTTCACTTTTGGTGTCCTCACCGGTATTGGTGGTGGATTATCTACCACCCCGGGCATTATAATCGTGTCCCAATATTTCGACAAACATCGTGCACTTGCAAATGGAATAGTTGTATCTGGAACAGCAGCTGGGAGTTTCGTTTTTCCCATGCTTATTGAACGACTTATTCATGCGTTTGGGTTCCACGGTACAATACTAATTTTGGGTGGATGCATGCTTCACGTCTGTGCTTCGGCCAGTCTCTATAGACCGATTGAGACAGCAGCAGAACACGAAATATGTTCCACGATTTCATCTCAGCAAGTATCATCACGTCTTAATACTACATCAACTACCTTGAGCTCCTCTGAGGAGCCTCTAAATACGAAGAAGCATCTCAATCATCTTTTTCTTGAAGACACCAAAAATCACATCAATGACCTTTACAACTCCAACAAGTTCATAAATATCACAGAGAAAAATCTCCAGGAAAACAGTGACGATGAGTGTAAAGATGTCGTTGGCGAAACCATATTCATGAAACCCATTAAGTCCATGCGAAGCTCAAGCATTCTTCATTCAGTTGAGGACCTCAGCACAGATTCCACGTGTGTTTATAAAAGCAGGACAGGGTTCGATTCCAACCGTGGAAGCAGACGAAG AAATAAGAATGCGAGCAGTACTGATGAAATTTTGGCGAAAATCCCACCAGCGGACAATAATATATCTATTCCAATGACCACAAATCGAGGATTGAGTAAAAGTATGATCATCCCCACACCTGTCAGTGATTTCTCCGACTATGACACTAGTCCCAAGAAAACGCGCCGTAATTCTTGTATAAAGTGGATTGAGAAATATTTGGACGTTAGTCTACTGAAGGAGCCAGTCTTCATCCTTATGTGTTTGTCTGTCACGTTGATGTCCACTGGGAGTCCCTATATGTTGTACTATTTGCCAGCGTACGTCCTCTCTGCTGGCTACACAAAGACAGAGGCTGGATACTTGGTAGCTGTAAGTGCTGCACTGGATTTACTGGGACGTCTTGGCTTTGGGTGGCTTTCAGATTTGCAGATTTTTGATAGGAAAAAAGCCTATATCACCTG TATTTTCGGGGCTGGTTTGGCAGTCCTCATAATACCCCTGGCGAACTCCTGGTATGTGTTGAGTTGTGCTGCAGGAACTTATGGTTTCTGTCTTGGCAGTTGGTATCTATTAATGCCGGTGCTGTTGGCTGATATATTTGGGACGGATCGTATAAGTTCTAGTTATGGCCTGGTACGGATGTTTCAAGGTGTCGGCGCCATTTCGGTTCCCCCTTTGGCTGGCTTCCTGACAGATTTGTCTGGTGGGTATGAGATTTGCTTCTTCTGCATGGGAGCCTGTATGATGCTGGGTAGTTTGCCTCTCTTGATTGTCTCGCTCATGGAATCGTCATCCAACACCAGTGAAACAGAAGGATCGACAGTGTCATAA
- the LOC129798434 gene encoding caspase-1-like, whose translation MPFGNSGQRTNDFQRSQSLMARTSNTSYLKSSGHSVSNYSETKSRSTSSSSSYHAFSSSIKTGESVFGKSSTNRSSINKPEYPSLLKEHFHDSVAFTNAEKGSFLERRQPFRTTLNSPTGSYLTNTTVRRNAPPLTGVTFSGLSPLSLPKYEPPPIPMGSDAVKAQSIPVSPPKKSGTPIPLPVPPSKNTINQTKKVKTPTSPTKPQNVYDINGKKGYAIIFNNEKFDGDSKEFRVGSRNDEKELQKTLTRFNIETKVERDPSLSTIEKKVKEISKMDFKKKSCLFVCILSHGNQGQTIFAKDKSYNLDKDVIEPIIKNATLVGKPKIFIIQACKGAIQSFGIAMTDATPVSTSSLTKPSEADILILYSSYEGRVSYRLEMGSIFIQKLCTFINSDHRIRSLEDIMKETRRDIIDNSPKNLKQTPTMVSTLTKDFFFTVPHNEKFLCCLW comes from the exons ATGCCTTTTGGAAATTCAGGACAACGTACCAATGACTTTCAAAGGAGTCAATCACTAATGGCCAGAACTTCAAACACATCGTATTTAAAGTCATCTGGTCATTCTGTGAGTAATTATTCGGAAACTAAATCTAGGTCCACATCATCAAGTTCATCTTACCACGCTTTTTCATCATCAATTAAAACTGGAGAGTCTGTATTTGGGAAAAGCTCAACCAATAGAAGTAGCATTAATAAACCAGAGTATCCGTCCCTCCTTAAGGAACATTTTCATGATAGTGTGGCCTTTACGAATGCTGAAAAAGGAAGTTTTCTGGAAAGAAGGCAGCCTTTTAGAACAACTCTTAATTCACCAACAGGATCATATTTAACTAATACGACTGTGAGAAGAAACGCACCTCCCTTAACAGGAGTAACCTTTTCTGGACTTTCTCCACTAAGTTTACCAAAATATGAACCACCGCCTATTCCTATGGGATCGGATGCTGTAAAAGCTCAATCGATTCCTGTATCACCACCGAAAAAGAGTGGAACACCTATACCTCTACCAGTTCCTCcctcaaaaaatacaataaatcaaACAAAAAAGGTAAAAACACCGACTTCGCCTACAAAGCCCCAAAACGTTTATGACATAAATGGTAAAAAAGGATAcgcaataatttttaataatgaaaaattcgatggagATAGTAAGGAATTCCGGGTTGGTAGTCGTAATGACGAAAAAGAACTCCAGAAAACTCTCACTCGTTTCAATATTGAGACAAAAGTGGAAAGGGATCCCTCTTTATCAACAATTGAGAAGAAAGTCAAGGAAA tCAGTAAAAtggactttaaaaaaaagagttgcCTGTTTGTCTGTATTTTGAGTCATGGTAATCAAGGACAGACCATTTTTGCTAAAGATAAATCATACAATCTTGATAAAGATGTTATTGAGCCCATCATCAAGAACGCCACCCTAGTTGGAAAACCTAAGATCTTCATAATTCAAGCATGCAAAGGTGCTATTCAGTCTTTTGGCATAGCAATGACTGATGCAACACCAGTCAGTACATCTTCTTTAACCAAACCATCCGAGGCTGACATTCTCATCCTCTACTCAAGCTATGAAGGCAGAGTTAGTTACAGGCTTGAAATGGGTTCCATTTTTATTCAAAAGCTTTGTACCTTCATTAACAGCGATCACAGGATCAGAAGCTTGGAGGACATCATGAAAGAGACACGCCGTGATATTATTGACAACTCACCTAAAAA CCTAAAACAAACTCCAACTATGGTTTCAACACTGACAAAGGACTTCTTCTTCACCGT ACCacataatgaaaaatttctctGTTGTTTATGGTAA